The following are from one region of the Deferrivibrio essentukiensis genome:
- a CDS encoding HD domain-containing protein, whose protein sequence is MINNTLIKKIFEAAYIQRWNDHLRPSMGFTELDKQAHKVIIAYVIGKIEEALGNNFSWLKLIEGSVFETLQRIITTDIKPPIFYKLKSVHGEKFNRWIYSEIKEKSGIEDNLFFENLDKYLFDERYCFFEKKILKAAHYLATYWEFKIIYDMNKNLYGIEKTRENILSEIENHYDLVSVKEIMTIRENTRNFIDLVGQLRFQQRWAHTPRMPETSVLGHMYIVAALGYFDNFHLQICDRLKYNYFFGGIFHDLPEVMTRDIISPVKRGVEGLDELLKEIEIQQIKENVLPLLPKTLHLEIEYFVKDEFECKFQEGGKTKFVSKDELFEKYNDDNFNPVDGKKIKEYDIIAAYFEALISIENGIKPITLLQAKENMEKKYKFLNIFINE, encoded by the coding sequence ATGATTAATAATACTTTGATAAAAAAGATATTTGAGGCAGCATACATTCAGCGGTGGAATGACCATTTAAGGCCGTCTATGGGGTTTACAGAGCTTGATAAACAGGCTCATAAGGTAATTATTGCGTATGTTATTGGCAAAATAGAAGAAGCTCTTGGTAACAATTTTAGTTGGTTAAAGCTGATTGAGGGCTCAGTTTTTGAAACATTGCAAAGGATAATTACTACTGACATTAAGCCGCCTATCTTTTATAAGCTAAAAAGTGTCCACGGAGAAAAATTTAATAGATGGATATATTCCGAAATAAAAGAAAAAAGCGGCATAGAAGATAATCTTTTTTTTGAAAATCTTGATAAATATCTGTTTGATGAAAGATATTGCTTTTTTGAGAAGAAGATTTTAAAGGCTGCCCACTATTTGGCAACTTATTGGGAATTTAAAATAATTTATGATATGAACAAAAATTTATACGGTATAGAAAAGACAAGGGAAAATATCCTGTCAGAAATAGAAAATCACTATGACCTTGTTTCAGTAAAAGAGATAATGACAATCAGGGAGAATACGAGAAATTTTATCGACCTTGTAGGGCAATTAAGGTTTCAACAAAGATGGGCACATACTCCGCGAATGCCTGAAACAAGTGTGCTTGGACATATGTATATTGTTGCTGCACTTGGGTATTTTGATAACTTTCATTTGCAAATTTGCGACAGGCTCAAGTACAATTACTTTTTTGGCGGTATTTTTCATGATTTGCCCGAAGTGATGACAAGAGATATTATATCCCCTGTAAAAAGGGGGGTAGAGGGGCTTGATGAGCTTCTCAAGGAGATTGAAATTCAGCAGATAAAGGAAAATGTGTTGCCGCTATTGCCTAAGACACTCCACTTAGAGATAGAATATTTTGTAAAAGATGAATTTGAATGCAAATTTCAAGAAGGTGGAAAAACTAAATTTGTTAGCAAAGATGAGCTTTTTGAAAAATATAATGATGATAATTTTAATCCGGTAGACGGCAAAAAGATAAAGGAATACGATATAATCGCCGCATATTTTGAAGCCCTTATCTCCATTGAAAATGGCATTAAACCTATCACCCTTTTGCAAGCAAAGGAAAATATGGAGAAAAAATACAAATTTTTAAATATTTTTATCAATGAGTAA
- a CDS encoding LPP20 family lipoprotein, whose protein sequence is MKKIFAIIVLLISFTNVMAENKEIFGIGYGQDREIAKKEALADLATQISVNIKSDFERVQKVLNNEIKSSAATSIIKTSSEIPLLRIKFEYQDEDKVIAILSSENSLSAYINEIEKLTVETNKLKTMAEQTNNSSLKYDYLLKILSNLKLLEKYKTVAIILGHSNFPVLDITESEIKDQLVKIQQTPDSLDTVASIISKELTFNKIYIFPVKPKMSEEITEFSKLLKTMLAQKTDSVSTPENAEFILRGNYEVINNKILLHMNLYNKNYNSIKNYSLIFDSKIINAQFQPQYQNFDYALLTGNVTRSNLKVKIGFKGYGTGEGIDLNAGDKVDLVINTNQPICYYIVGHVFNKNEKFSYLLPIGVYGDEFKGKIAGELVNTNYVVAENIEIAPPYGREVLQLFATTLGNDGKCELNIPSCHTNKDGYCVLENEPIINVGKTRGLSFKNVSKNIETSEAIFSFTTFE, encoded by the coding sequence ATGAAAAAAATCTTTGCCATAATTGTTTTATTGATAAGCTTTACAAATGTAATGGCTGAGAATAAAGAGATTTTCGGAATAGGCTATGGGCAAGATAGGGAAATTGCCAAAAAAGAAGCCCTTGCTGATCTTGCCACGCAAATTTCTGTAAACATCAAAAGTGACTTTGAAAGAGTCCAAAAAGTCCTAAATAATGAAATTAAGTCAAGTGCAGCAACAAGTATTATCAAAACTTCATCCGAAATCCCTCTGTTGAGGATCAAGTTTGAATATCAAGATGAGGACAAGGTGATTGCAATCCTTTCATCTGAAAACAGTTTGAGTGCTTACATTAATGAAATAGAAAAACTTACAGTAGAAACCAATAAATTAAAAACTATGGCGGAGCAAACAAATAACTCATCTTTAAAATACGATTATTTGCTAAAAATATTAAGCAACCTGAAGCTTCTTGAAAAATACAAAACCGTTGCAATAATTCTCGGGCATTCTAATTTTCCTGTACTTGATATTACCGAAAGTGAAATCAAAGACCAACTTGTTAAAATTCAGCAAACCCCTGACTCCCTTGACACTGTAGCCAGCATCATATCAAAAGAGCTGACATTCAATAAAATTTACATTTTTCCTGTAAAACCAAAAATGTCAGAGGAGATTACAGAATTTTCAAAATTATTAAAAACAATGCTCGCACAGAAAACAGATTCGGTCAGCACCCCTGAAAATGCTGAATTTATTTTAAGGGGCAATTACGAGGTTATAAATAATAAGATATTGCTACACATGAATCTTTATAATAAAAATTATAATAGCATAAAAAATTATTCCCTAATATTTGATTCAAAAATAATTAATGCACAATTTCAGCCACAATATCAAAATTTTGATTACGCGCTACTTACCGGAAATGTTACAAGGTCAAACCTTAAGGTAAAAATTGGGTTTAAGGGGTATGGTACAGGCGAAGGTATCGACCTGAATGCAGGAGACAAAGTCGACCTTGTTATAAATACAAATCAGCCCATTTGCTATTATATTGTAGGACACGTATTCAACAAAAATGAAAAATTCAGCTACCTGTTGCCGATAGGTGTTTATGGAGATGAATTTAAAGGGAAGATAGCCGGCGAACTTGTCAATACGAATTACGTAGTTGCGGAAAATATAGAAATTGCCCCACCCTATGGCAGAGAAGTATTGCAGCTTTTTGCGACAACATTGGGTAATGACGGAAAATGCGAATTAAATATTCCTTCTTGCCATACAAACAAGGATGGGTATTGTGTTCTTGAAAATGAACCTATCATTAATGTGGGCAAAACAAGGGGGCTGAGCTTTAAAAACGTAAGTAAGAATATCGAAACCAGTGAGGCGATATTTAGCTTTACCACTTTTGAATAA
- a CDS encoding mucoidy inhibitor MuiA family protein translates to MKRILLALLIIFIICGFGYSYPETNTKIEKVTVFIDSALINRSGKINITKGENLFIIKGLTTNVIDNTIQASIDKNIGKIVDVKVEKSYTSAANEEKINLLLQQIKEVENKIKMLGHEKKATENFIDIIGKSNPLSASLKLTAAELQNYSNFLENSLKKSYKDLAKIETEISTLNEEKDKLKNELSNIGGQNKESKNIILTVKGFKTAESKIELSYLVNGAGWSPLYNADVDTSNDSITFDIYTNITQSTGENWENVTMEISTAKSVSAKFSDVSPWYVDIYKPSQPVFYKEMRASKALIPEEIEDKLAGVDSNEPAVKEEGISFSFILRDTVTVPSDNQPHKVFIASKKITKNNLKEKLIKYVAIPKKSPYVFLTGLFNNPFEFPLFAGKVNIFVDGKFLNTQNLSSTKAPAEQIQLPLGVDESLKVERKRLKKFTEYSGIVSKSEKIFFEYEIDIQNGKSKEVGIEVKDSYPISLNEQIKTHLETPTDKDAAISKDGIIIWQVNIPAKSNRKLNLKFDIEYPKELKISGIE, encoded by the coding sequence ATGAAAAGAATTCTGCTTGCGTTGCTCATCATCTTTATTATTTGTGGGTTTGGCTATTCTTACCCAGAAACAAATACAAAAATTGAAAAGGTCACGGTATTTATAGATTCGGCACTTATTAACAGAAGCGGAAAGATAAACATAACAAAAGGGGAAAACTTATTCATTATAAAAGGATTAACTACAAACGTCATAGATAATACAATTCAGGCTTCTATCGACAAAAATATTGGCAAAATAGTAGATGTAAAGGTTGAAAAAAGCTATACTTCAGCTGCAAATGAAGAAAAAATAAATCTGCTTTTGCAACAAATAAAAGAGGTAGAAAACAAAATAAAAATGCTCGGACATGAAAAAAAGGCTACAGAAAATTTTATTGATATTATCGGCAAGTCCAACCCTCTTTCAGCAAGCTTAAAATTAACTGCTGCCGAACTACAAAATTACTCTAACTTCCTGGAAAACAGCCTGAAAAAATCCTACAAAGATTTGGCTAAAATTGAAACTGAAATCTCTACTCTTAATGAAGAAAAAGACAAACTGAAAAATGAGCTTTCAAACATCGGAGGTCAAAATAAGGAATCAAAAAACATTATTCTCACGGTAAAAGGTTTTAAAACTGCGGAATCAAAAATAGAATTAAGCTATCTTGTAAACGGTGCAGGTTGGAGCCCTCTTTACAATGCTGATGTAGATACTTCCAACGATTCAATAACTTTTGATATCTATACAAATATCACGCAAAGCACTGGAGAGAATTGGGAAAATGTGACTATGGAAATTTCCACTGCCAAATCCGTATCAGCCAAATTTTCGGATGTATCACCATGGTATGTGGATATTTACAAACCTTCCCAACCGGTTTTTTACAAGGAGATGAGGGCATCCAAAGCCTTGATACCTGAAGAAATTGAGGATAAGTTGGCTGGTGTTGACTCAAATGAACCTGCTGTTAAGGAAGAGGGCATATCTTTTAGCTTTATATTAAGAGATACTGTTACTGTGCCTTCAGATAATCAGCCTCATAAAGTATTTATAGCTTCTAAAAAAATTACAAAAAACAACTTAAAGGAAAAGCTAATAAAATATGTCGCGATACCTAAAAAGTCACCATATGTATTTCTTACAGGGCTCTTCAACAACCCATTTGAATTCCCGCTTTTTGCCGGCAAAGTTAACATTTTCGTAGACGGGAAATTTTTAAATACTCAAAATTTGTCGAGCACAAAAGCTCCTGCCGAACAGATTCAGCTCCCTTTGGGAGTGGATGAATCTTTAAAAGTTGAACGAAAAAGACTTAAAAAATTTACCGAATATTCAGGAATCGTTTCAAAATCTGAAAAGATATTCTTTGAGTATGAGATAGATATCCAAAACGGCAAATCAAAAGAAGTAGGAATCGAGGTAAAAGACAGCTACCCTATATCATTGAATGAACAGATAAAAACACATTTGGAAACACCTACTGATAAAGATGCAGCCATTTCAAAAGACGGAATAATAATTTGGCAAGTCAATATACCTGCCAAATCAAACCGAAAACTTAACTTGAAATTTGACATAGAATATCCTAAAGAGCTTAAAATAAGTGGAATAGAGTAA
- a CDS encoding CHAT domain-containing protein, whose protein sequence is MIKSNLYIKLCLIILFTIINIGCSTNTYHSKLSEESTTNNKNTTPKSEAEKIWEIADKAYNEKRYKDAIYYYEKSLALCGQDYECYAADYNGLGASYEDMGNNEKALYYYEKTVEAAKKLGDEGWIATGYFLTASIYNRLGINIPKAYEYLNYCKKIYEKDNDKSSLSITLHELGKTERMLGKFESAIDSFNKSNILYKELGDEFSIGANLNQLGITYSKMGQLEKAISYFKESLKVAEKVNDPEAISIVTRQLADAYADIYNYENAMKYYEEAINIQRKNHISKELGISLNSFGTLYMDLNRYENAKTLYLESLELANKQNDNPTKATILNNLGHIESSLGNIDYAFQYYNKAFEIENKLDRPYSLTYLLNNIGMAYFKIGNYEKALEYLKQALDIDKKLNNPHLIETRLNNIGAVLLKQKKYREAEKVFSERKNLESKIKPNRLINSGLVETYILTGELDRALAILNEIPPTWKDTPTRHMEYYTQKGLILKEKGLLQEAAINFMTAINSIEDNRHLINSKEQFFAGGNYYNRLRPYREIIAVFYEMHKNSEYLVPGVKNVTSQSQAYSELLKARRSAYDFLQFGNSPEAAAFYFSEMTKARTLLEAMSTSNKNNDMSEIPSNLRTTENKILNNLSSIETELINSYKSGEQKTKELIAKKEGLKKELDSLIAILRERYPRYAAINYPLPVTAEKLPLKENELLLEYSVTNDATYLFLVAKGGIKKIIKLPVSKKQLEEDIKAFLSPMTLKKPEMFSIEAAQNLYKLLLSEALENVDENTKVIIVPDGILGVLPFESLIIQKGNNIETSIFVNDRYNISYYQSATILALNRMFQKKNPKKLLFAIGNPVFTADDQRYIAWKEGKTLKNYTLNDKSKYAFRALAINVKWGATTKSENNKIEFPLLPETETEIKKIAKIMGTKPEPPDILFGVEANETNFKLIRPEDYKYLHFATHASLPGMIQGIKEPFILLGQVENKNDDGFLTLSEVSKMKINADLVVLSACVTGVGKEIEGEGVANFARAFQQAGANSVLVSLWEVASEPAVEYMEELYTNLKSGKSKTESVKLAKNYIKSKYHNPFYWAVFILHGEG, encoded by the coding sequence ATGATAAAATCAAATCTTTATATCAAGCTCTGTTTAATAATATTATTCACCATAATCAATATTGGATGTTCAACCAATACTTACCACTCAAAATTGTCAGAAGAATCTACTACAAATAATAAAAATACTACGCCTAAAAGCGAAGCTGAGAAAATTTGGGAAATAGCTGATAAAGCATACAATGAAAAAAGGTATAAAGATGCGATATATTACTATGAAAAATCTTTGGCTCTTTGTGGCCAGGACTATGAATGTTATGCTGCCGATTACAATGGTCTTGGAGCATCATACGAAGATATGGGAAATAATGAAAAAGCCCTTTACTATTATGAAAAAACAGTTGAAGCAGCAAAAAAACTTGGAGATGAGGGCTGGATTGCAACAGGATATTTTCTCACTGCTTCTATTTACAATCGCCTTGGCATAAATATACCAAAAGCTTACGAATACCTTAACTATTGTAAAAAAATATACGAAAAAGACAATGATAAGAGCAGTCTGTCAATCACACTACACGAACTCGGAAAAACAGAAAGAATGTTAGGTAAATTTGAATCAGCAATAGATTCTTTTAATAAATCCAACATATTATACAAGGAACTCGGCGATGAATTTTCCATCGGGGCCAACCTAAATCAATTGGGAATAACATATTCAAAAATGGGCCAGCTTGAAAAAGCAATATCTTATTTCAAGGAATCTTTAAAAGTTGCTGAAAAAGTAAACGACCCTGAAGCTATTTCAATTGTTACAAGACAATTAGCGGATGCCTACGCAGACATCTACAATTATGAAAATGCCATGAAATACTACGAAGAAGCAATAAATATTCAAAGGAAAAATCACATCTCAAAAGAATTGGGGATAAGCCTTAACAGCTTTGGCACATTATACATGGATCTTAACAGATACGAAAACGCAAAAACCCTGTATCTTGAATCTCTCGAACTTGCTAATAAACAAAACGATAACCCCACTAAAGCAACTATTCTAAATAACTTAGGCCACATAGAAAGCAGTCTCGGCAATATCGATTATGCATTTCAATATTACAACAAAGCATTTGAAATTGAAAATAAGCTCGACAGGCCTTACTCATTAACTTACCTCTTAAACAATATAGGGATGGCATATTTCAAAATTGGAAATTATGAAAAGGCGCTTGAATACCTTAAACAAGCTCTTGATATTGATAAAAAGCTCAATAATCCTCACTTAATTGAAACAAGGTTAAATAATATAGGAGCAGTATTGCTAAAACAAAAAAAATATAGAGAAGCCGAAAAAGTATTTAGTGAAAGAAAAAATCTTGAAAGTAAAATAAAACCAAACAGATTAATAAACTCAGGCCTTGTCGAAACATATATTCTAACCGGAGAATTAGATAGAGCTTTAGCAATATTAAATGAAATTCCGCCTACATGGAAAGACACCCCCACCAGACATATGGAATATTATACACAAAAGGGATTAATATTGAAAGAAAAAGGGCTTTTGCAAGAAGCCGCCATAAATTTTATGACTGCTATTAATTCGATTGAAGACAACAGACACTTGATAAACAGCAAAGAGCAATTTTTTGCCGGGGGAAATTATTACAACAGATTAAGACCTTATCGAGAGATTATAGCAGTATTTTATGAAATGCACAAAAACAGCGAATATCTTGTCCCCGGTGTAAAAAATGTAACATCGCAGTCCCAAGCATACTCAGAGCTACTCAAGGCAAGAAGAAGTGCATATGATTTTTTACAGTTTGGCAATTCACCCGAAGCAGCAGCATTTTACTTTTCTGAAATGACAAAAGCAAGGACATTGCTTGAAGCAATGTCTACATCAAATAAAAATAATGATATGTCGGAAATCCCATCTAATCTAAGAACTACAGAAAATAAAATTTTGAATAACCTTTCTTCAATTGAAACAGAGCTTATAAATTCTTATAAATCTGGTGAACAAAAGACAAAAGAACTCATAGCAAAAAAAGAAGGATTGAAAAAAGAACTTGATAGTTTAATAGCAATTTTAAGAGAAAGATATCCCCGATATGCTGCAATCAATTACCCTTTACCTGTAACTGCAGAAAAACTCCCTTTAAAAGAGAATGAGTTATTATTGGAATACTCTGTAACAAATGATGCTACATATCTGTTTCTTGTTGCCAAAGGCGGGATAAAAAAAATCATAAAACTACCTGTAAGTAAAAAACAACTTGAAGAAGACATAAAAGCATTTCTTTCGCCAATGACACTTAAAAAGCCGGAAATGTTTTCTATTGAAGCTGCACAAAATCTCTACAAATTACTACTTTCCGAAGCTTTGGAAAATGTAGATGAAAATACAAAAGTAATTATAGTACCTGATGGGATACTTGGTGTTTTGCCATTTGAATCATTAATTATTCAAAAAGGAAATAATATAGAAACGTCTATATTTGTAAATGACAGGTACAATATATCTTATTACCAATCTGCCACAATACTTGCATTAAATAGAATGTTTCAAAAGAAAAATCCCAAAAAATTACTTTTTGCTATCGGCAACCCTGTTTTTACTGCTGACGATCAAAGATATATAGCATGGAAAGAGGGAAAGACTTTAAAAAACTACACATTAAACGATAAAAGTAAATATGCATTTAGAGCACTTGCAATAAATGTAAAATGGGGAGCAACGACAAAAAGTGAAAATAATAAGATAGAATTTCCCCTTTTACCTGAAACCGAAACTGAAATAAAAAAGATCGCGAAAATAATGGGGACTAAGCCAGAGCCACCGGACATTCTTTTTGGGGTGGAAGCAAATGAAACCAATTTTAAATTAATAAGACCAGAGGATTATAAATACCTTCATTTTGCAACTCACGCATCACTGCCTGGAATGATTCAAGGGATAAAAGAGCCATTTATACTGCTTGGTCAAGTGGAAAATAAAAATGATGATGGTTTTTTAACACTGAGCGAAGTTTCAAAGATGAAAATCAATGCAGACCTTGTGGTATTATCAGCTTGCGTCACAGGAGTAGGAAAAGAGATAGAGGGGGAAGGTGTCGCCAATTTTGCAAGAGCATTTCAGCAAGCTGGAGCAAATTCGGTTTTGGTTAGCCTTTGGGAAGTAGCCTCTGAGCCAGCAGTGGAATATATGGAAGAACTTTATACTAACCTTAAATCTGGCAAGAGTAAAACCGAGTCAGTAAAACTTGCAAAAAACTATATAAAATCTAAATACCATAACCCGTTTTATTGGGCTGTCTTTATATTACACGGCGAGGGATAA
- a CDS encoding ACT domain-containing protein gives MSGIVKLDELLKNMRPVISEEEYVFCTVKSFILDDVEKLNPICTFKEDEGLTLILEKNIAQKYQFHFDEIFKKITLQIHSSLQAVGLTAAVSTALAEKGISANVVAAYYHDHIFVSANKANEALNTLQSLSQSS, from the coding sequence ATGAGCGGAATTGTAAAGTTGGACGAATTATTAAAAAATATGCGCCCTGTGATATCCGAAGAAGAATATGTCTTTTGCACTGTCAAATCATTTATTTTAGATGATGTAGAAAAATTAAATCCTATATGCACATTTAAAGAGGATGAAGGTTTGACTTTGATATTAGAAAAAAATATCGCTCAAAAATATCAATTCCATTTTGATGAAATATTTAAGAAGATAACATTACAAATTCATTCTAGCCTGCAAGCAGTTGGCTTAACTGCAGCGGTTTCAACAGCACTGGCCGAAAAAGGCATTAGTGCAAACGTAGTTGCCGCATATTATCACGATCATATCTTTGTGTCTGCAAATAAAGCAAATGAAGCACTAAATACTCTGCAGTCACTCTCCCAAAGCTCATGA